Proteins encoded in a region of the Shewanella polaris genome:
- the sucC gene encoding ADP-forming succinate--CoA ligase subunit beta — protein MNLHEYQAKSLFAEYGLPVSEGFACDTAQEAVEAAGHIGGNLWVVKCQVHAGGRGKAGGVKVTGSKDEIRAFAEHWLGKNLVTYQTDAKGQPVAKILVESCTDIANELYLGAVVDRSSRRIVFMASTEGGVEIEKVAEETPELIHTAIIDPLTGPQAFQARDLGFKLGLNPTQMKQFTKIFMGLANMFTNYDFALLEINPLVITTEGNLHCLDGKISIDGNALFRQPKIKAMHDPSQDDAREAHAAKFELNYVALDGNVGCMVNGAGLAMGTMDIVNLHGGKPANFLDVGGGATKERVAEAFKIILSDSNVKAVLVNIFGGIVRCDMIAEGIIGAVKEVGVKVPVVVRLEGTNAELGREVLAKSGLDIIAASSLTDAAEQVVKAAEGK, from the coding sequence ATGAATTTGCATGAGTATCAGGCAAAATCTTTATTTGCCGAATATGGTTTACCAGTCTCTGAAGGCTTTGCATGTGATACTGCTCAAGAAGCAGTTGAAGCAGCTGGTCACATTGGCGGAAATTTATGGGTTGTTAAGTGTCAAGTACACGCTGGCGGCCGTGGTAAAGCAGGTGGCGTAAAAGTTACCGGTAGTAAAGACGAAATTAGAGCATTCGCTGAACATTGGCTAGGCAAAAATTTAGTAACATACCAAACTGATGCTAAAGGTCAGCCAGTTGCTAAAATTCTTGTTGAAAGCTGCACTGACATCGCCAATGAATTGTACTTAGGTGCAGTTGTTGATCGTAGTAGTCGTCGCATTGTGTTTATGGCGTCGACTGAAGGTGGGGTAGAAATTGAAAAAGTGGCTGAAGAAACGCCAGAACTTATTCATACCGCTATCATTGATCCGTTAACAGGTCCTCAGGCTTTTCAAGCTCGTGACCTTGGTTTCAAGTTAGGTTTAAACCCAACTCAAATGAAGCAGTTTACCAAGATCTTTATGGGTTTAGCGAACATGTTCACTAATTATGATTTCGCATTATTAGAAATCAACCCACTTGTTATCACAACTGAAGGTAACCTTCATTGTTTAGATGGCAAGATTAGTATTGATGGTAACGCGTTATTCCGTCAACCAAAAATCAAAGCGATGCATGACCCATCACAAGATGATGCTCGTGAAGCGCATGCTGCTAAATTTGAATTAAACTATGTTGCTTTAGACGGTAACGTAGGTTGTATGGTTAACGGTGCCGGCCTAGCAATGGGTACAATGGACATCGTAAACTTACATGGTGGCAAGCCAGCAAACTTCTTGGACGTTGGCGGTGGGGCAACTAAAGAACGTGTTGCTGAAGCCTTTAAAATCATTCTTTCTGACAGCAATGTTAAAGCAGTATTAGTTAACATCTTCGGTGGTATCGTACGTTGCGATATGATCGCTGAAGGTATTATCGGTGCGGTTAAAGAAGTTGGCGTTAAAGTTCCAGTGGTTGTTCGTCTTGAAGGTACTAACGCCGAATTAGGTCGTGAAGTATTGGCTAAGTCTGGTCTTGATATCATCGCGGCTTCAAGTCTAACTGACGCGGCTGAACAAGTTGTTAAAGCTGCGGAGGGCAAATAA